Proteins encoded in a region of the Euzebya tangerina genome:
- a CDS encoding XdhC family protein, with the protein MREILTELDQWHAAGRPAALATVVNTRISAPRDPGAAMAVNADGIVVGSVSGGCVEGAVVEQAREVLDGGPARQVTYGVSDDEAMAVGLTCGGEISLFIEPFDIPEFDMVRDRIREGIPVAVATVVDGPGLVGSKLVVTEDAIYGDLGSEGLGVAVSSDARGLLAQGRTAHRGYGSNGERRVDDVTVFIQSFQPPPRMYVFGAIDFAAAVARIGKFLGYHVTVCDARRVFATKARFPEADEVVVQWPHRFLPTAPVDSRTALCVLTHDPKFDVPLLEVALATEAGYIGAMGSRRTHDDRMARLRELGVPEAQLARLRSPIGLDLGARTPEETAVSIAAEITQLRWGGSGRPLTDTEGRIHPDAGDEADEVTAGTASSQDAWAEGTLAAGA; encoded by the coding sequence ATGCGAGAGATCCTGACCGAGCTGGACCAGTGGCATGCGGCGGGCCGACCCGCGGCGCTTGCCACCGTGGTCAACACCCGCATCAGCGCACCACGTGATCCTGGTGCGGCCATGGCGGTCAACGCTGACGGCATCGTGGTGGGCAGCGTCTCGGGCGGGTGTGTTGAGGGTGCCGTCGTCGAGCAGGCCCGTGAGGTGCTGGACGGCGGGCCGGCCCGGCAGGTCACCTACGGCGTCTCCGACGACGAGGCGATGGCCGTGGGTCTGACCTGCGGTGGCGAGATCTCGCTGTTCATCGAGCCATTCGACATCCCCGAGTTCGACATGGTGCGGGACCGCATCCGCGAGGGGATCCCCGTCGCCGTCGCCACCGTGGTCGACGGGCCCGGGCTGGTCGGCTCCAAGCTGGTCGTGACCGAGGACGCCATCTACGGCGATCTGGGTTCCGAGGGCCTCGGGGTGGCGGTCTCCTCGGACGCTCGCGGCCTCTTGGCGCAGGGTCGGACGGCGCACCGGGGCTACGGCTCGAACGGCGAGCGCCGGGTGGATGACGTCACCGTCTTCATCCAGTCCTTCCAGCCGCCGCCGCGCATGTACGTCTTCGGGGCCATCGACTTCGCCGCCGCGGTAGCCCGGATCGGCAAGTTCCTCGGCTATCACGTCACCGTCTGCGACGCTCGCCGCGTGTTCGCCACCAAGGCTCGGTTCCCGGAGGCCGACGAGGTCGTGGTCCAGTGGCCCCACCGCTTCCTGCCCACCGCCCCAGTCGACAGCCGGACCGCTCTGTGCGTGCTGACCCACGACCCCAAGTTCGACGTGCCGCTGCTGGAGGTGGCCCTCGCGACGGAGGCCGGATACATCGGCGCGATGGGCTCCCGGCGCACCCACGATGACCGCATGGCCCGACTGCGCGAGCTCGGGGTACCGGAGGCGCAACTGGCTCGGCTTCGCTCACCCATCGGCCTGGATCTCGGTGCACGGACGCCAGAGGAGACGGCCGTCTCCATCGCCGCCGAGATCACGCAGTTGCGGTGGGGCGGCAGCGGCCGACCACTGACCGACACCGAGGGCCGCATCCACCCGGACGCGGGCGACGAGGCCGACGAGGTCACCGCGGGGACGGCGTCGTCGCAGGACGCCTGGGCCGAGGGAACGTTGGCTGCGGGCGCGTGA